The Streptomyces sp. NBC_00510 genomic interval TTCCGCGTTCACACGGATGCACATGGTGCCGACCGATGGGCACCGTTCGTATCCCAATTTACGCGCCGAGGGGCGTGATGTCCCCACTCTTCGGGGAAGCCGTGGGTCAGTCGGTGGGGGTGATGTGGCCGTCGCGCAGTTCCAGGACGCGGTCGGCGAGGGCGAGGAGTTGGGGGTCGTGGGTGGCGACGAGGGCGGTGACGCCTTCGCTGTGGACGACGGCGCGCAGGAGTTCCATGACGGCGCGGCCGGTGTCGGCGTCGAGCTGGCCGGTGGGTTCGTCGGCGATGATCAGGGCGGGGCGGTTGGCCAGGGCGCGGGCGATGGCGACGCGTTGCTGCTGGCCGCCGGACATCTCGCCGGGGCGCTGGCCGGCGTGGCCTTGGAGGCCGACCAGGGAGAGCAGGAGGGCGACGCGTTCTTCGCGTTCGCGGCGGGGGGTGTTGCGCAGTCGCAGGGGGACGCCGACGTTCTCGGCGGCGGTGAGGATGGGCAGCAGGCCGAAGGACTGGAAGACGAAGCCCATGCGGTCGCGGCGCAGGGCCAGCAGGTCGCGTTCGCCCAGGCCGTTCAGGACGGTGCCGTCGACGGTGACGCGGCCGGCGTCGGCGCGGTCCAGGCCGCCGATGATGTTCAGCAGGGTCGTCTTGCCTGAGCCCGAGCGGCCCTTGAGCGCGACCAGTTCACCCCGGGCCACGGAGAAGGACACCCCGCCCAGGGCGTGCACCGCGGTGTCCCCGGTGCCGAAGGTGCGCACCAGGTCCTCGACCACGACCATCGCCTCGGAGGCCGCCCCGTCGCCCGCCGGGCCCTCACGCCGTTCCAGCAGTCCCTCGCTCATGCCCGCCAGCATAAGGGGAGGTCACCGCCGACAAGGAAGGGCCGTCACCGCACTGCTGTGGCGTGTGACACGTGTGACACCATGCCTGAGCGAGAGCGCAGACGAAGGAGACGCCTTGGGCGCGGCGAGCACGGAGGCACTGGCACGGGTCACCGCCAACTTCCGCCAGTACTTGACGGGGTGGGGCCGGACACAGCGAGCTGACGGCGACCTCGACCGCTATCGCAGCGGTCTCGCCACGCCGCAGTTCAACGGCGTGGTCCGGGTACGGTCCCTGGACGCGGTCGCGCAGGCCGTGACCGCCGCGCGCACCGAACTCGCGGGCGTCCCCTGGTGGTGGTGGGCCGGCCCGGACAGCCCCGAAGGCACCCCCGCCGCCCTGACCCGGCACGGCGCGGTCCCGCTCGGCGCCCTGCCCCTGATGGTGCGGCCCCTCGACCGCGCCCCGGACCTCCCGGCCCCCCAGGACCCTCCCGCCGGTCTGGTCGTCGAGGCGGTGGAGACCCCGGACCGGCTGGCCGAACTGGTCCGCACGTACCGCACCTCCATGGGCATCGCGCCCGAGCTGCAGCCCGGCCTCGTCCGGTCCGAGGCCCGGCGCGCGGACAACGCGGACATCGTCCGCCTCGCCGCCGTGCTGGACGGTGACGTCGTCGGCACGACGGTGCTCATCACGGCGCA includes:
- a CDS encoding ABC transporter ATP-binding protein — its product is MVVVEDLVRTFGTGDTAVHALGGVSFSVARGELVALKGRSGSGKTTLLNIIGGLDRADAGRVTVDGTVLNGLGERDLLALRRDRMGFVFQSFGLLPILTAAENVGVPLRLRNTPRREREERVALLLSLVGLQGHAGQRPGEMSGGQQQRVAIARALANRPALIIADEPTGQLDADTGRAVMELLRAVVHSEGVTALVATHDPQLLALADRVLELRDGHITPTD
- a CDS encoding GNAT family N-acetyltransferase; this translates as MGAASTEALARVTANFRQYLTGWGRTQRADGDLDRYRSGLATPQFNGVVRVRSLDAVAQAVTAARTELAGVPWWWWAGPDSPEGTPAALTRHGAVPLGALPLMVRPLDRAPDLPAPQDPPAGLVVEAVETPDRLAELVRTYRTSMGIAPELQPGLVRSEARRADNADIVRLAAVLDGDVVGTTVLITAHDVAGVFLVHVAASRRRRGIGAALTSAALRVAHDRGTHLAALIASPTGEPLYRRFGFTTVAEYRLFTLPA